One window from the genome of Bacillus kexueae encodes:
- a CDS encoding spore germination protein: MRNQWWKKMLFSTESKQSKPVTQMPCSFTLGENLRFLKDQLQISHLAYRRFLINSHKEAEILYVNGLVDEQKVQEKILHPLMYEDHSDSFNPLATLYEYHANDEIVIDSIYDLLLKGHTILFIDGVNKLFVFSTSGVPKRSIEEPQTESMLKGTHLGFIEVREDNISMVRQYVDGQSLKIKHYQLGRRKKCTVSLMFLDDLVHGDVLVELENRLKKVDVDTLLTIGGLEEMIEDNPYSPFPQFLTTERPDTVSMHLLQGRIAMFMDHSSGVLVGPSNFASFFHTVDDYNLRWSVVSFIRFLRFAAFFLSILLPSIYIAVLSFHYEVIPINLYVSVAESRERVPLPPIIEAYIMEVTLETLREAGLRLPAPIGQTVGIVGGIVIGQAAVEAGLVSNIMVIVVALTAISSFILPNQDFAAGARLLRFAFMLIAAFFGMIGIMFGVMLLIGHLIALESLGTPYGNPFSPTRFKYWGDLILRLPKMGTKFVKHQKK, from the coding sequence ATGCGGAATCAATGGTGGAAAAAGATGCTTTTTTCAACGGAATCAAAACAATCGAAGCCTGTTACGCAAATGCCGTGTAGCTTCACTTTAGGTGAAAATTTACGTTTTTTAAAGGACCAACTGCAGATCTCGCATTTGGCTTACCGCCGCTTTTTAATTAATTCTCATAAAGAAGCGGAGATTTTGTATGTGAATGGGTTAGTGGATGAGCAAAAGGTTCAGGAAAAAATTTTACATCCATTAATGTATGAGGATCACTCTGATTCGTTTAATCCGCTAGCTACCCTATACGAATACCATGCGAATGATGAGATTGTCATCGATTCGATTTACGATTTGTTGTTGAAGGGACATACGATTTTATTTATAGATGGTGTCAACAAATTGTTTGTGTTTTCAACGAGCGGCGTTCCGAAGCGCTCGATTGAAGAGCCGCAAACGGAGTCGATGCTGAAGGGGACGCATCTCGGCTTTATCGAAGTGCGGGAAGATAATATTTCAATGGTGCGGCAATATGTCGATGGTCAAAGCTTAAAAATCAAACATTATCAACTTGGGCGACGGAAAAAATGTACCGTTTCCCTTATGTTTTTAGATGATTTAGTCCATGGGGATGTGTTGGTTGAGCTAGAGAACCGATTAAAAAAAGTAGATGTCGATACGCTCTTAACCATCGGGGGATTGGAGGAAATGATTGAAGATAATCCGTATTCACCTTTCCCACAATTTTTAACGACTGAGCGACCGGATACGGTGAGTATGCACCTTTTACAAGGAAGAATAGCGATGTTTATGGATCATTCATCTGGTGTACTAGTTGGGCCGAGTAATTTTGCTTCCTTTTTTCATACGGTAGATGATTACAATTTGCGATGGAGCGTCGTGTCGTTTATTCGTTTCTTACGATTTGCGGCGTTTTTCTTATCCATTTTACTTCCGTCGATATATATTGCGGTATTATCGTTTCATTATGAAGTTATCCCCATCAACTTATATGTATCAGTAGCGGAATCACGAGAGCGGGTTCCGCTTCCACCTATTATTGAAGCTTATATCATGGAAGTTACACTGGAAACGTTGCGGGAAGCTGGATTAAGGCTCCCTGCTCCAATCGGTCAAACAGTGGGGATTGTCGGTGGTATCGTTATCGGACAAGCGGCAGTTGAAGCGGGTTTAGTTAGTAATATCATGGTTATCGTCGTGGCGTTAACGGCAATTTCTTCGTTCATCCTACCGAATCAAGATTTTGCGGCTGGGGCACGTTTGCTCCGATTTGCGTTCATGTTGATTGCAGCGTTTTTCGGAATGATTGGCATTATGTTTGGTGTGATGCTTTTAAT
- a CDS encoding DUF4275 family protein yields the protein MDLVDKLKNKNIKVKEIPKWGTYLQKEWEKNFANHLSDKEKRKIYLFDNGGFGGYLWHLFSYKKKDCLEGEKAEEAFNNEPKNKCYIFFQDSEYALLLENASMFNTDDLTDETGIDMYIVDKHFRWTFVITHETGWCGPYFSRKEKI from the coding sequence ATGGACTTAGTAGATAAATTGAAAAACAAAAACATTAAGGTAAAAGAAATACCGAAATGGGGAACGTATTTACAGAAGGAATGGGAGAAAAATTTCGCCAATCATCTTAGTGATAAAGAAAAAAGGAAAATTTATTTATTCGATAACGGGGGTTTTGGCGGCTATCTATGGCATCTATTCAGCTATAAGAAGAAGGATTGTCTTGAAGGTGAAAAAGCTGAAGAGGCTTTTAACAATGAGCCAAAAAATAAATGTTATATCTTCTTCCAAGATTCCGAATACGCCTTACTCCTTGAAAATGCTTCAATGTTTAACACCGACGACTTAACAGATGAAACTGGTATAGATATGTACATTGTAGATAAACATTTTCGTTGGACTTTTGTAATAACACACGAAACAGGTTGGTGTGGTCCTTATTTTAGCCGAAAAGAAAAAATATAA
- a CDS encoding aspartate aminotransferase family protein — protein sequence MFQEQWNGLLNKLSNRLAPGMAKDHPNLPVVKEEGCYYYGLDGRKYLDFTSGIAVTNVGHRHPKVVEAVKKGADSLLHGPSGVIMYESILRLADELAEITPGDIDCFFFGNSGTEAIEGALKLAKHVTNRPYVVSFTGCFHGRTLGALSVSTSKSKYRKYLQPNGLTYQIPYYDPQETKTEWEAVAKLEKDFERLFNHQVQPEEIAAIILEPVLGEGGYIVPPKAWVQKIRTICDQHGILLIFDEVQTGFGRTGEWFAAQTFDVVPDIMALAKGIANGLPLGVTAASEQLMKQWPLGSHATTFGGNPLACEVSLAVIDVIREEGLLQNAKEMGAYAKQQLEELKEQYRSIKDVRQIGLMIGIEMANPLTGEPDGEGVLQILDYALEEGTLFYLCGNKGEVIRMIPPLTVSKEQIDEGLRALKLALKKYEGS from the coding sequence ATGTTTCAAGAACAATGGAATGGTTTATTAAATAAATTATCGAACCGTTTAGCACCAGGAATGGCGAAGGACCATCCGAACTTGCCGGTTGTAAAAGAAGAAGGGTGCTACTATTACGGCCTTGATGGGCGAAAGTATTTAGATTTTACATCTGGGATTGCCGTTACAAACGTCGGGCACCGTCATCCGAAAGTAGTGGAAGCGGTGAAAAAAGGGGCGGACTCTCTTCTTCATGGACCTTCAGGGGTCATTATGTATGAGTCTATTTTACGCCTTGCAGATGAATTAGCGGAAATTACACCGGGGGATATTGATTGCTTCTTTTTTGGAAACAGTGGTACAGAAGCAATCGAAGGGGCTTTAAAATTAGCGAAGCATGTGACAAATCGTCCGTATGTCGTCTCGTTTACTGGCTGTTTTCACGGGCGGACACTCGGTGCACTAAGTGTGAGCACATCGAAAAGCAAATATCGAAAATATTTACAACCGAACGGGTTGACGTATCAAATTCCTTACTATGACCCACAAGAAACGAAAACAGAGTGGGAAGCTGTCGCTAAACTTGAAAAAGATTTCGAACGGCTATTTAACCATCAAGTTCAACCAGAAGAAATTGCTGCCATTATTTTAGAGCCCGTTCTTGGTGAAGGGGGCTACATCGTACCGCCGAAAGCATGGGTGCAAAAAATCCGTACGATTTGTGATCAGCATGGCATTCTATTAATCTTTGACGAAGTTCAAACTGGCTTTGGACGTACGGGAGAATGGTTTGCGGCCCAAACATTTGACGTCGTACCGGATATTATGGCTCTCGCAAAAGGAATTGCAAACGGCCTTCCGTTAGGGGTGACAGCTGCATCTGAACAGCTAATGAAACAATGGCCACTTGGGAGCCATGCTACGACATTTGGAGGAAACCCACTCGCATGCGAAGTGTCGCTTGCAGTCATTGATGTCATTCGGGAAGAAGGCCTGCTACAAAATGCAAAAGAAATGGGCGCATATGCGAAACAACAGTTAGAAGAATTGAAAGAACAATATCGTTCCATTAAAGATGTTCGTCAAATTGGATTAATGATCGGAATCGAAATGGCAAATCCACTAACCGGAGAACCGGACGGAGAAGGTGTCCTACAAATATTAGACTATGCTTTAGAAGAAGGAACACTCTTTTATTTATGCGGAAACAAAGGGGAAGTCATTCGTATGATCCCACCACTAACCGTATCAAAAGAGCAAATTGACGAAGGACTGCGCGCGTTAAAACTAGCACTAAAAAAATACGAAGGTTCTTAA
- a CDS encoding YjiH family protein — MELQKHEIQNKSASYSKSAYVKFLLPSVIGVLLFLVPVFYKGKWTIGVGVFAETVQASLASTLPLIMTMILFLSVVLTIVAKWLKPNVIMSSPFLKGLFDVQPFWFISRILGFVFALMTYMKWGPEIIWSDFTGGTVLYALIPVLMTWFLFAALLMPLLMDFGLMDFIGTLVRDIMRPVFKLPGRSSVDALASWMGSGTVGVLITTKQFEEGYYTKREAAVIATNFSVASIAFSLVIIQFINLEHMFVPFYVTVVVAGIVAAIICPRIPPLSRKKDEYYEPVGQKISEEVPSGVTKFQWAVDKAVEKASDVKSAGQVIKKSIVSVIDIYFGLIPLVMALGTIALILAEYTPIFSILSYPFVPILELLQLPEASKAAPAMLVGFADMFLPAVIGSGIESEITRFVIAVMSLTQLIYMSEIGVLLLKSKIPISFFELFVIFLQRTIITLPIVTVMAYMFF, encoded by the coding sequence ATGGAATTACAAAAACACGAAATACAAAACAAGTCAGCATCATATTCAAAATCTGCTTATGTAAAATTTCTTTTACCATCAGTAATAGGGGTCTTACTATTTTTAGTACCAGTATTTTATAAAGGGAAATGGACAATTGGAGTTGGAGTGTTCGCTGAAACGGTGCAAGCTTCTTTAGCAAGTACATTGCCACTCATTATGACGATGATTTTATTTTTGTCGGTCGTTTTAACAATCGTAGCTAAGTGGCTAAAGCCGAACGTTATTATGTCTTCACCGTTCTTAAAAGGGTTGTTTGACGTACAGCCGTTCTGGTTCATTTCACGTATACTCGGTTTTGTTTTTGCTCTCATGACGTATATGAAATGGGGACCTGAAATCATTTGGTCAGATTTTACGGGAGGGACTGTTTTATACGCATTAATTCCCGTTTTAATGACATGGTTTTTATTTGCTGCTCTTTTAATGCCACTTTTAATGGACTTCGGATTGATGGACTTTATCGGGACGCTCGTTCGTGACATTATGCGTCCGGTTTTTAAGCTACCGGGCCGCTCATCAGTCGATGCGCTCGCATCGTGGATGGGAAGTGGAACGGTCGGTGTTTTAATTACAACGAAGCAGTTTGAAGAGGGATATTATACGAAGCGAGAAGCGGCGGTAATTGCGACGAATTTCTCCGTTGCTTCAATCGCATTTAGTCTTGTAATCATTCAATTTATTAATCTTGAGCATATGTTTGTTCCGTTTTACGTAACGGTTGTTGTTGCGGGGATTGTGGCGGCAATCATTTGTCCGCGCATTCCACCCCTTTCGCGCAAAAAGGATGAATACTATGAACCGGTCGGTCAAAAGATTTCCGAGGAAGTGCCAAGTGGGGTAACGAAATTTCAATGGGCAGTTGATAAAGCAGTTGAGAAAGCAAGCGACGTAAAAAGTGCAGGGCAAGTCATTAAAAAGAGTATTGTCAGCGTTATTGACATCTACTTCGGACTCATTCCGCTCGTAATGGCGCTCGGTACGATCGCACTAATTTTAGCGGAATACACACCAATCTTTTCGATTTTATCGTATCCGTTCGTTCCGATCTTAGAGTTACTACAACTGCCGGAAGCATCGAAAGCTGCACCTGCCATGCTAGTTGGTTTTGCGGATATGTTTTTACCAGCGGTTATCGGTTCAGGAATCGAAAGTGAAATTACCCGCTTTGTCATTGCGGTGATGTCGTTAACACAACTAATTTATATGTCCGAAATCGGTGTTCTTCTATTAAAGTCAAAAATTCCAATTAGCTTTTTCGAGCTATTCGTGATCTTTTTACAACGGACAATTATTACACTTCCGATTGTGACGGTAATGGCTTACATGTTTTTTTAA
- a CDS encoding sigma-54 interaction domain-containing protein, translating into MNIGMKWVKVLKDYLEETEAILNAIKEDFMVTSTDGTIIRATKVTADIYGMKEDELIGQSVYDLERRGIFTPLVTPLVLDKRDRVTVVQQTLTGKKLLITGIPVFDDEGEIYRIVSFSYDLTELLNMKKYLEKMQDEMDRVKLELENLKSERVGEDGFIAQDPVMKRSVQIARRVADVDVNVLLLGESGVGKTMFAKDIHKRSSRSEGPFIEVNCGAIPASLFEAEFFGYEGGAFSGAKRQGKPGLAELADGGTLFLDEVGELSLEHQVKLLSLIQNKKFYRVGGTKERTVDFRLIAATNQDLRRLVDEGKFREDLYFRLHVVPITIPPLRERTGDLVPLIHYFLQYFNEKYNRKRELDEGVLYQLLQNPWKGNVRELMNVMERLVVTSPTKLITIDYLPEAMRMDMPQVMPEVSYTEKTLDEVLSEVEYNVLKEAKERYGTTTKIAEKLGISQPTAVRKLKKYNL; encoded by the coding sequence ATGAATATTGGAATGAAATGGGTGAAGGTGTTGAAAGATTATCTCGAAGAAACGGAAGCGATATTAAATGCCATAAAAGAAGATTTTATGGTTACGAGTACGGATGGGACGATTATACGGGCAACGAAGGTAACTGCTGACATATATGGGATGAAGGAAGATGAGTTGATTGGACAATCCGTTTACGATTTGGAGCGACGCGGAATATTTACCCCGCTTGTTACACCGCTAGTACTTGATAAGCGCGACCGGGTGACGGTTGTTCAGCAAACGTTGACAGGGAAAAAGCTTTTAATTACAGGAATTCCAGTGTTTGACGATGAGGGAGAAATCTACCGTATCGTCAGCTTTTCCTACGATTTAACCGAGCTTCTCAATATGAAGAAGTACTTAGAGAAAATGCAAGATGAAATGGATCGGGTAAAGCTTGAGCTTGAAAATTTAAAGAGTGAGCGTGTCGGAGAAGATGGGTTTATCGCACAGGACCCAGTCATGAAACGAAGTGTTCAAATTGCGCGTCGCGTCGCTGATGTGGATGTGAACGTGTTGTTGCTTGGGGAATCTGGGGTAGGAAAGACGATGTTTGCTAAAGACATACATAAACGAAGCAGCCGATCAGAGGGCCCATTTATTGAAGTGAATTGTGGAGCAATTCCTGCGAGCTTGTTCGAGGCGGAGTTTTTTGGGTATGAAGGAGGAGCGTTTTCTGGAGCGAAACGACAAGGGAAGCCAGGTCTTGCTGAGCTTGCGGATGGCGGGACGCTATTTTTAGATGAAGTCGGCGAATTGTCGCTTGAGCACCAAGTGAAATTGTTATCGCTCATTCAAAATAAAAAGTTTTATCGAGTTGGTGGAACGAAGGAGCGAACGGTCGATTTCCGGTTAATTGCAGCTACGAATCAAGATTTACGACGCTTAGTGGATGAAGGAAAATTTCGTGAAGACTTATATTTTCGCCTTCACGTCGTTCCGATAACCATTCCGCCATTAAGAGAGAGAACGGGTGACCTCGTTCCGTTAATTCACTACTTTCTTCAATACTTTAATGAAAAATATAATCGGAAGCGAGAATTAGATGAAGGCGTGCTGTACCAACTTTTACAAAACCCGTGGAAAGGGAATGTACGTGAGCTGATGAACGTTATGGAACGACTTGTGGTCACGTCTCCAACGAAGCTCATTACAATTGATTACTTGCCAGAAGCGATGCGAATGGACATGCCACAGGTAATGCCGGAAGTATCATATACAGAAAAAACGCTTGACGAAGTCTTAAGCGAAGTGGAGTACAACGTGTTAAAAGAAGCGAAGGAGCGCTATGGAACAACGACGAAAATCGCAGAGAAATTGGGTATTAGTCAACCTACCGCTGTCAGAAAATTAAAAAAATACAACCTCTAA